The genomic stretch GATTGCTCTCCGGCATAGCTCACCGCGGACTGGAGGTGGCCGCGGATGCGGTGCAGCACGTCGACCACGCTTCCCTTGTACGGCACCTGCACTTCCATCCCTTCCGCGGGCGATTCGAGGGCGGTGGCGAGGCTTTCGTCGTTCTCCGAGTCGTATTGTGATTGATAGACTGCCTGCGGCGAGGTCATCCCGCGATAGATCTTCTTCTTGAGGTGAGTGGCCGGGTCTTCGATGACGTGACCAGGCGATTCGTCCGTACCCGAGAGAGCGCTTCCCAGCATCACGGTCGAGGCTCCCGAGACGAGGGCGATGAAGATGTCCTTGTCGTGCGAAACGCCCCCGTCGGCGATGATGGGAACCTCGTCTCCCACCGCGCAATAGGCTTCACGGATCGCCTGCAGCTGCGGGACGCCCGCCGCCGTCTCGAGCCGCGTCCGACATCCGCGTCCTGGTCCTACCCCGACCTTGATCGCATCCACGCCTCGCTCGGCGAGGAAGAGCGCCCCATCGAACGTTGCCACGTTTCCGCAGACGAGTGGCGTCCTCTCGCACCGCTTCCGAATCGCCTCGATCGCCTTTTCCATCACCTTCGAGTGCCCGTGGGCGATATCGATGACCAGAAGGTCCACTCCCTCGCGGACGAGCGCCACGGCGCGCTCCAGATAATCGCCCCGCGCCCCGGTGGCGGCTCCCACGAGAAGACTCCCCTTGACATCCTTGCTCGAAAAAGGCCGGTTGCGGAGAAACAGGAGATCGCGAAGGGTGATGAGCCCGTGAATGCGCCGCTCGGTGTCGACGAGGGGAAGCCGCTCGATGCGCTTCGCGAACATCAGCCGCTCGGCCTCCTCGTCCGAGATTCCCGGCGGGCTTTTGTGAAGTCGGGAGAAGGGAGTCATGAAATCATCGACCGGCCG from Vicinamibacteria bacterium encodes the following:
- a CDS encoding IMP dehydrogenase; this encodes MELDERFIGKTYDDFLFRPQEGVVETRRDVSLGSRLTREQALELPVVSSNMDSVTEANMARAMALEGGIGIVHRAMTIARQVEMVRGVKRSYSAVIANPLRLPRGTSIGEAKDFIRQHKITGILVEEGRGSGTLAGLLTNRDIPHRSDFDRRPVDDFMTPFSRLHKSPPGISDEEAERLMFAKRIERLPLVDTERRIHGLITLRDLLFLRNRPFSSKDVKGSLLVGAATGARGDYLERAVALVREGVDLLVIDIAHGHSKVMEKAIEAIRKRCERTPLVCGNVATFDGALFLAERGVDAIKVGVGPGRGCRTRLETAAGVPQLQAIREAYCAVGDEVPIIADGGVSHDKDIFIALVSGASTVMLGSALSGTDESPGHVIEDPATHLKKKIYRGMTSPQAVYQSQYDSENDESLATALESPAEGMEVQVPYKGSVVDVLHRIRGHLQSAVSYAGEQSLAEARRKILPDPMRYLVPLSRAAQRESYDR